Within Amycolatopsis sp. FDAARGOS 1241, the genomic segment GGCTTGGTGGCCGTCCTCGGTGTAGCACCCCACTCGTCGAGGACGAAATGTCAGGCATGGGTGCGACCGTCTGAATCCGGTGAGCAGGCGATTGCGAAGGTGAAGCAGGGATGAGCTCGCTCGAAAAAGCGGTGTGGCAACTGGTCCGAGGCGACGAACTCCTCGGCCAGATCGTGATCGAGAACGCCGACCTCGCTTGGCACTTTGGCAGGTTCCTGCCGGAGCCCGCGTTCGCGGAGGTTCAGCCGCTCTTCGATGAGGAGCTCGCCTTAGTGGATTCCGGGCTCGATGACAACTACGACCCCTGGGAGCGGGTCCATGAGCGCATCACGGCATCGATGAGCCTCGTATCGCCGCGCGGCCCGGTGCCCGAATTCCTGCTCCACATCCAAGGCGGCGAAGCGTGGTTCCGGTGCAGCGATCAGCCCTTCGACGAAGACTGACTCGACGGCAACCCGCTCAGTGGAGCCTCGGCTTCCCAGCCCGCCGGCGCCGGCTCGCCCTCAGGAAGCCGGGCCGGTGCAGTACTGGAACACCGACGTCGCCGCGCGGCGTTCGGCGTACTCCTCGTTAAGAGGTTCGCCGTCTTCGCCGAGTTGCAGGACGTTCGCGAAGATCGCGAACAGGTGCTCCATCGCGGTGGGTTCATCAGTCAACGTCTGCCAGTACTCGATGTCGTCCACAAGCGGGTGCCCGACCCAGCCGCGCGCGACCCATGCCGCGATCCGCCGGATCGTGCCGGAAGCGGCGGTCGGCAGCCGCACGGTGGTCACTTGACGATCAGGCCGTGTGCGGCGGCGAAGCCGATGGCCGTCTCGATGTCGACGTAGGCGCCGCGCAGGTCGGCCTGCACGAGGGCGTTCGCGTCGAGGTGGGCGCCCCGGAGGTCGGCGCCGGGGAGTTTGGCGCCGAGGAGACGAGCGCCGGTGAGGTCGGAGTCGCGCAGGTCGGTGTCGGAGAGGTCGGCCTCGGTGAGGTTGACCTCGCGCATGCGCAGGCCCGACAGGTGCAGTTTGCGCAGCTGGCCGCGGGCCAGGGACGCCAGCGACAGGTCGCAGTCCGTGAGGGCGATGCCCTGGAAGCGGCAGTCCACAAAGGACGATCCTAGCAACGAGCACGCCGACCAGCGGCTGTCGGCGAGGACGGCGCGGTCGAAGGTGCACGAGCGGAACGCCGAGGCGTCGTGGCGCGAGCCCGCGAGGTCGACTTTGGTGAAGTCGCAGTTGTCGAACGTGCAGCCCCGGGTGCGCAGGTCACGCAGGTCGGCTTCGGTGAAGTCGCAGCCGGAGAAGCTCCGTTTTTCCCACCATTGCCCGGAAAGCACGGCGTCGCGGTAGTCCTCGCCGGTCTCGATCTCCTCGACGGGCCTGCTCATCGGCCCATCATAGCGACGGCGCCGCGGGTGTCGATCACCCGCGGCGGTCAGCGGAAGTCGCGGGACTTTGCCTTGATGCGCAAGGACATCGTCTCCAGTTTCTCCGCGCGGACGCTCACCACGCCGTCCGCCTTCTCCACCACACCCCGCACGAGCAGGGCGGAGCTGGTGCGCGCCACGCGGTGGAAGCGTTGCCACAGGCCGCGCGTGCAGATCACGTTGACCATGCCCGTTTCATCCTCGAGATTGATGAACGTGACGCCACCGGCGGTCGCGGGGCGCTGGCGGTGCGTCACGGCTCCCCCGACGAGCACGCGGGAGCCGTTGGCGAGGTCGAGCAGGCCGGCCGCCGGGACGACGCCCAGGGAATCGAGGTGGTCGCGCACGAACTCCGTCGGGTAGCTGTCGGGCGAGAGGCCGGTGGCCCACACGTCGGCTGCGGCGACGTCGAGGGCGTCCATGCCCGGCAGCGTCGGGGCGTCGACGCCGGGCGCGGTGCCCGGCAGCTTCTCCGGCCGGTCCTGCGCGACGGCACCCGCGGACCACAGCGCCTGGCGCCGGTCGCCGCCGAACGCGCTGAAGGCGCCCGCCGTGGCGAGGGCTTCCAGCTGAGGTGCGGTGAGCCGCACGCGGCGCGCGAGGTCGGACATGCTCGCGTACGGCCCGTGCGCGTCGCGTTCGGCCACGATCTTCGCCGCCGGCTCGTCGCCGATCAGCCGCACGGTGCCGAGCCCGGTGCGCACGGCGTGCAGCTTTCCCCCGCCCGGCAACGGTTCCAGCGTCGCGTGGGGCAGGCTGCGGTTGACGTCGGGCCCGAGCACCGTGACGCCGTGCCGGCGCGCGTCGGCGACCAGCGACTGCGGCGAGTAGAAGCCCATCGGCTGCGCGCGCAGCAGCCCCGCGCAGAACGCGTCCGGGTGGTAGTACTTGAAATACGCGCTGGCGAACACCAGGTGCGCGAAGCTCAGTGCATGGCTCTCGGGGAAGCCGAAGTTGGCGAACGCCTTGAGCTTCACGAAGATCTTCTCCGCCAGCTCCGCGTCGACGCCCTTGGCCGTGGCGCCCTCGACGAACCGCCGCCGGAGCAGCTCCATCTTGCGTTCCGAGCGCTTCGACCCCATCGCGTGCCGCAGCTGGTCGGCCTCCGCGGCGGTGAAATCGGCGACGTCGAGGGCGATCTGCATCATCTGTTCCTGGAACAGGGGCACGCCCTTGGTCTTGTACAGCGCGTTCTCCAGCAGCGGGTGGTCGTAGTCCCACTCCTCGCGCTCCTGCTTGCGCCGGATGTAGGGGTGCACGGACCCGCCCTGGATCGGGCCGGGCCGGATGAGCGCGACCTCCACCGCGAGGTCGTAGAACTCGCGCGGCTGCAACCGCGGCAGCGTGGCCAGCTGCGCCCGGCTCTCGACCTGGAACACGCCGATCGCGTCGGCGCGGCAGAGCATCTCGTAGATGTTCCTGTCTTCCAGGTCCAGGTCGGCGAGGTCGACGCGCTCCCCCTTGTACTCCTTGACGAGGTCGAGCATGTAGTGCAGGGCCGAGAGCATGCCGAGACCCAGCAGGTCGAACTTCACCAGCCCGGCCGCGGCGCAGTCCTCCTTCTCCCACTGCACCACGCTTCGGTTGTCCATCCGCGCCCACTCCACGGGACAGACCTGGCTCACGGGTTCCTGGCAGATCACCATGCCGCCGGAGTGGATGCCCAGGTGGCGCGGGAAGTCTTCGAGCGCGAACGCGAGCTGCACGACGTCGTCGGGGATGTCGTGGTCGTGGTCCTTCTCGGTGCTGCGCAACGCGCCCCAGCGGTCGATCTGCTTGCTCCACGCGTCCTGCTGGCCGGGTGAGTAGCCGAGCGCGCGGGCGGCGTCGCGGATCGCGGAGCGGGCGCGGTAGGTGATCACGTTGGCGACCTGCGCGGTGTTGAGGCGGCCGTGCTTGGCGAAGACGTACTGGATCGCCTCCTCCCGCCGGTCCGACTCGATGTCGAGGTCGATGTCGGGGTAGCCGTCGCGGTCGGGGGCCAGGAAGCGTTCGAAGAGCAGCTTGTACTTCACCGGGTCGACCTTGGTGATGCCGAGCGCGTAGCAGACGGCGGAGTTGGCGGCGGATCCGCGGCCCTGGCAGAGGATGTCGTGGTCGCGGCAGAAGCGCACGATGTCCCACACGATGAGGAAATAGCCGGGGAAACCGAGGTCTTCGATGATCTTCAGCTCGTGTTCGATCTGCCCGTACGCGGCTGCTTCGTCCTTCTTCCCGGCGTAGCGCTCCTCGGCGCCCTTCTTCGTGAGCTCCCGCAGGTAGGACGCTTCGGTGTGGCCCGCGGGCACGTCGAACGGCGGCAGTTCGGGCGCGAGCAGCTCCAGCTTGAACGCGCACTCCACGCCCAGCACGGCCGACCTCTGCACCGCGCCCGGGTAGCGCCGGAAGCGGTCCGCCATTTCGGCGCCTGAGCGCAGGAACGTGGCGCCATCGCCGGGAAGCCAGCCTTCGAGTTCGTCGATGCTGCGGCGCGCGCGGATGGCGGCGACGGCATCGGCGAGGCGGCCGCGTTCGGGCCGTGCGTAGTGCGCGGCGGTGGTGGCGACGGTGGGCAGGCCGAAGTCCCCGGCGAGCTCGGCGAGCAGGTCGTTGTGGGTGGCGTCGAGGGGCTGGCCGTGGTCGAAGAGCTCGACGTAAACGTTGTCGCGGCCGAAAAGTTCCACGAGTTTCCTCAGCTGCGTGGCCGCGGCGGCCGGGCCGTCGCGCAGCAGCGCCGAACGGACGGGGCCCTTGCGGCAGCCGGTGAGCACGGCGCACTGGCCGGTGACCTCCTCGGCGACGGCGCGCAGGTCGTAGACGGGCCGGCCCTTTTCGGCGTGCTCACCGGTGGCCCCGTCGTGGCCGCGCAGCTGGCCGGCGGTGATGGCGCGGCACAGCGCGCGGTAGCCGTGGTCGCCGCGCGCGAGCAGCAGCAGGTGCTCGCCTTCGGGGTCGGCGACGCCGTTCTGCGGACCGGACAGGCCGAAGCTCAGCTCGGTGCCGAACACCGTGGCGACACCGAGCTCCTTGGCGGCTTCGGCGAAGCGGACGACGCCGTACATGCCGTCGTGGTCGGTGAGCGCGATGGCGTCGAGGCCGAGCCGCGCGGCCTCTTCGACGAGCTCCTCGGGGTGGCTGGCGCCGTCGAGGAAGCTGAAGTTGGAGTGGCAGTGCAGCTCCGCGTACGGCACGCGCGGCCCGGACTCGACGTCGGCGCGCGGCGGCGGCACGTCGGCGGGCCGGCGGTAGACGTCGCGTTTGCGGCCCCACGCCGGACTGTCGCCGTGGTCGCCGGGCGGCACTTCGCCGGACAGGGCCCGCGCGAGGTCGTGCCACGGGACGGGCGGGTTGTTCCAGCCCATCTATTCGTTCTCGGGTGAGCTGCGGGGCGCCGGGATGAGCGGGGTCTCGCGGCGCACGCAGGCGTCCCAGGCGAGTTCGGTGTCGTCGTCCATCAGTCGTAGATCCCTTCCACTGTCCACACGGGAGTTTCGGTGCCGGAGCACAGGACGAGCACGGCTTCGTCGGTGTCGTCGCGTCCGGTGGCGGCGAGCAGCAGCTGCAGCCGGGCCTGCTGGGGCGCGGCCGAACGGCGGCTCGCCGCGACGGGCCACGGGCCGGCCCAGTCGAGCACCGTCCGCGGCGGGCCGCCCGCGACGCTCAGCCGGCACGGCGGCGCGGTGAGCTGCTTGCGGCTGGTGATGCCGACGGGCACGCCCTGCTCGTCGACGACCTGCACCGGCACGGGTTGTTCGAGCACCGTCGCCGGGGACGGCGCGGGCAGCCGGCCGGGCCAGGTGGCATCCGGCGGCGAGACGGTTTCACGCGGGTCGCCCCAGGGGATCAGGCGCACGCGGCCGGCGGGGTCGCGGCCGCCGTCGAGGAGCGGGGTGAGAACCCCCTCCGGCCCGAGCAGGCCTTGCACGCGGACGAAGGCGCGGGCGGCGCGTTCGGTGGTGAGCTCGTCGTCCTCGCTGCGGTTGCCCCCGTGCCAGAGGCCCAGCTGCAGGGACTTGCCCTCGACGGTTTCTTCGGGCTCCAGCCGCAGCCGCGCGACACCCGAGCTGAGACGCCGGTCTCCGCGCAGCCAGCCTTCGAACTGCCATCGCACTCGGTCGGCGACACCTTGGGGCGTCAGGGGTTCCGCGCAGCGCCAGACGCGGCCGAGCTGTTCGCCGTTTTCGGTCGTGGCGTAGATGCCGAGGCGGGTGCAGGCGAGGCCGCGGGCGGCGAGTCCCGCGTGGAAGCGCGCGCCGAGGTTCTTGGCGAGGAACGCCGCGACGTCGACGCGCTCTAGCACCGGGTCGAACGTCTCCGTGAGCGTGAGGTCCGCCGGCGGTTTGCGCCGCAGCGGCGGGCGTTCGGACAGGCCGCGCGCCAGGCGGTGGGCGAGCACACCGTCGAGTGCGAAGCGGGACATCACATCGCGCTCCGACAGCGCGGCGAACGCCCCGAGCGTCCGCAGGCCCAGGCGCGTGAGCAGGTCGACGAGTTCCTTGCGCTCGACGTCCGGCTGATCCAGCTCCGTGATGGGCAGCGGCGCGAGGAACTCCGCAGTCTCCCCCGCGGGCACGAACTCGCCCTGGCGCGCCGCGACGGTCGCGCCGAACAGCCCTTCCGCCACCCCGATCTGACACTCGACACCCGCGACTGCGGCCACCTGGTCCAGCAGCTTCTCCGCGAGGGGGTGCTCGCCGCCGAAGTAGCCCGCCGCGCCCGCCACGGGCACCGCGATGAGCCCCGGCCGCACCACTTCCAGGCCGACGACCAGCTCTTCCACCGCGCGCGCCACGTTCTCGAACAGCCGCGCGTCGCGCCCTTCATCGACGCCGAACACAGCCAGTTCGGGGCAGCGGGATTCGGCTTCGCGGCGCCGCATCCCGCGCCGCACTCCGCGGCTGCGCGCCACCGCCGTGCACGCGACCACGCGGTTGGCGAGGAACACTGCGCCCGGCCGGGTCAAGGGGACACCCGCCGCCGCCGTCGCCGCGACGGCGGGCCAGTCGGGGCACCACAGGACGAGCATCCTGGTGGGGAGTGTGGTGGCTCGTTCCGGGGCGATGGTCATGAAAGCGCTCCGGAGTGTCTGGTGTGGACGGTGAGGGTCGAGACGGGGCCCTTCCGGGCAAGGCCCGTCGTCGCGAGGTTTCCGCGGCTTCGCCCTGGCGCCGCGGGCCGGACCCGGTGGTGGAGGGCGCCGGTGGCGAGTAGCCGGCGCCGTGTGGAGAACCCCGCCGTCACGCGGGTGCAGCGAGGTGCGTGCGGTGGGGTCATCCCGCCACCTCCTGATCGAGTTCGTCGAGTGGGTCGAGTCCGTCGAGGCGCTGGACGGGGAGGAGAACCGGGGCCGGGTCGGCCGGGAGCGCTCGGCCGCCGGGGCCGGGGAGGGCGAGGGTGGCCGACCGGGGGCGGGCGGCGGAACCGCGGCCACGGGCGTGGACCTCGGCGTCGCGGGTGCGGAGGAAGCCCGCGCCTGCGCCGAGGAAGCCCGACCAGGGGCCAGGGGTGCAGTGGAGTTCGAGGTCGGCGGCGGGCCACGGGCCGAGGGAGAGCAGAACGGCCCCGCGGTGGCGCGCGCGCGCCGACAACCGCCGGGCGACGGGTGGGCGGACGGAGCGGGGTTCGGTGACCACGAGGTCGACGCCGTCGAGCAGGGCGGCGACCACGGCCGGGTACTCGGCGCCCGGCCGCGGCACCAGTGCGAGCCGCGACACGTCGACGCCGTGTTCCGCCGCCGCGGCGATGCCCAGGGAGGGCACGCCGACCACCGCCGCCCACGACCCGGCGGCGGTGGCCTCGGCGAGCAGGGCGAGCAGCAGCGACGTCGAGTGGTGGACCGCCACGGTGCTCCCGCGCCGGAGCCCCGGATCAGGCAGCAGGCCGGCCAGCGCCGCGGACACCGGGAGCACCCTTCCCGTCGTCTTGGCGTGCGCGGCCTGCTCCGCCACCCGGCTCGCCGTGCTCACGCCGGGCAACGCGGCGAGCCGAGCCACCGGCTCCACCACTGCCGTCACCGCATGCACCTCCCTCCGCGCACACGCCGGCCCCACCCCGCTGCAGGCCCAGGCCAGAGCCCCACGGGACGAGCACCGGCACACCGCGGGGAAGGCGGCTCCGATACCCAAGCGTCGAACACCTGTTCGACACCGTCAAGTACACCCGGATCCGGCGAGCCTGTCAAGCCGAGACTGATGCCGTTTTCCTGCCAGCCATCCGGGTCCGGCCGTCGCATGCTCGAGACAAGATCGAGAAAGGAGGCGGACGTGGTAAGTCCGTTCCGCAGCACCACCAGCGACGAGCAGCTCACCGACCTGAAGGACCGCCTGGCCCGAACCCGCTTCGCGCCCGCGTTGTCCGGGAGCGAGTGGACCCACGGCACCCCGCCGGGGTACCTCGCGGAGCTCGTGGACTACTGGCGCGACGAGTTCGACTGGCGCACCGCCGGAGCGCGGCTCAACGCGATGCCGCAGTTCCTCGCCGACGTCGGTGGCGCGACCGTCCACTTCGTGCACGCCGAGGGGGTGGGGCCGCGCCCGTTCCCGCTGCTGTTCTCCCACGGCTGGCCGGGTTCGTTC encodes:
- a CDS encoding DNA polymerase Y family protein, with protein sequence MLVLWCPDWPAVAATAAAGVPLTRPGAVFLANRVVACTAVARSRGVRRGMRRREAESRCPELAVFGVDEGRDARLFENVARAVEELVVGLEVVRPGLIAVPVAGAAGYFGGEHPLAEKLLDQVAAVAGVECQIGVAEGLFGATVAARQGEFVPAGETAEFLAPLPITELDQPDVERKELVDLLTRLGLRTLGAFAALSERDVMSRFALDGVLAHRLARGLSERPPLRRKPPADLTLTETFDPVLERVDVAAFLAKNLGARFHAGLAARGLACTRLGIYATTENGEQLGRVWRCAEPLTPQGVADRVRWQFEGWLRGDRRLSSGVARLRLEPEETVEGKSLQLGLWHGGNRSEDDELTTERAARAFVRVQGLLGPEGVLTPLLDGGRDPAGRVRLIPWGDPRETVSPPDATWPGRLPAPSPATVLEQPVPVQVVDEQGVPVGITSRKQLTAPPCRLSVAGGPPRTVLDWAGPWPVAASRRSAAPQQARLQLLLAATGRDDTDEAVLVLCSGTETPVWTVEGIYD
- a CDS encoding pentapeptide repeat-containing protein produces the protein MSRPVEEIETGEDYRDAVLSGQWWEKRSFSGCDFTEADLRDLRTRGCTFDNCDFTKVDLAGSRHDASAFRSCTFDRAVLADSRWSACSLLGSSFVDCRFQGIALTDCDLSLASLARGQLRKLHLSGLRMREVNLTEADLSDTDLRDSDLTGARLLGAKLPGADLRGAHLDANALVQADLRGAYVDIETAIGFAAAHGLIVK
- a CDS encoding error-prone DNA polymerase, translated to MGWNNPPVPWHDLARALSGEVPPGDHGDSPAWGRKRDVYRRPADVPPPRADVESGPRVPYAELHCHSNFSFLDGASHPEELVEEAARLGLDAIALTDHDGMYGVVRFAEAAKELGVATVFGTELSFGLSGPQNGVADPEGEHLLLLARGDHGYRALCRAITAGQLRGHDGATGEHAEKGRPVYDLRAVAEEVTGQCAVLTGCRKGPVRSALLRDGPAAAATQLRKLVELFGRDNVYVELFDHGQPLDATHNDLLAELAGDFGLPTVATTAAHYARPERGRLADAVAAIRARRSIDELEGWLPGDGATFLRSGAEMADRFRRYPGAVQRSAVLGVECAFKLELLAPELPPFDVPAGHTEASYLRELTKKGAEERYAGKKDEAAAYGQIEHELKIIEDLGFPGYFLIVWDIVRFCRDHDILCQGRGSAANSAVCYALGITKVDPVKYKLLFERFLAPDRDGYPDIDLDIESDRREEAIQYVFAKHGRLNTAQVANVITYRARSAIRDAARALGYSPGQQDAWSKQIDRWGALRSTEKDHDHDIPDDVVQLAFALEDFPRHLGIHSGGMVICQEPVSQVCPVEWARMDNRSVVQWEKEDCAAAGLVKFDLLGLGMLSALHYMLDLVKEYKGERVDLADLDLEDRNIYEMLCRADAIGVFQVESRAQLATLPRLQPREFYDLAVEVALIRPGPIQGGSVHPYIRRKQEREEWDYDHPLLENALYKTKGVPLFQEQMMQIALDVADFTAAEADQLRHAMGSKRSERKMELLRRRFVEGATAKGVDAELAEKIFVKLKAFANFGFPESHALSFAHLVFASAYFKYYHPDAFCAGLLRAQPMGFYSPQSLVADARRHGVTVLGPDVNRSLPHATLEPLPGGGKLHAVRTGLGTVRLIGDEPAAKIVAERDAHGPYASMSDLARRVRLTAPQLEALATAGAFSAFGGDRRQALWSAGAVAQDRPEKLPGTAPGVDAPTLPGMDALDVAAADVWATGLSPDSYPTEFVRDHLDSLGVVPAAGLLDLANGSRVLVGGAVTHRQRPATAGGVTFINLEDETGMVNVICTRGLWQRFHRVARTSSALLVRGVVEKADGVVSVRAEKLETMSLRIKAKSRDFR